A section of the Calothrix sp. 336/3 genome encodes:
- a CDS encoding IS1 family transposase (programmed frameshift), which yields MECPRCGSSHTRKNGKKRGKQNHICCDCNRQFIDRYEPPQGYSDEVKRECLKMYVNGMGFRAIERVKGVHHTTLITWVKLVGELLPETYDPETIPEVGELDELETFVGFKKNKIWLWTAVNHFKQGILAWVLGDHSAETFRPLWDIVGTWQCYFYVTDGWLVYPGFIPEGDQIVSKTYMTRVEGENTRLRHYLARLHRKTLCYSKSVQMLRYSIRLLLYYLRFWDVPIPQ from the exons ATGGAATGTCCACGTTGTGGGTCGTCTCACACCCGTAAAAATGGCAAGAAAAGAGGTAAACAAAATCACATTTGTTGTGATTGTAATCGCCAATTCATTGATCGCTATGAACCGCCCCAGGGATACAGTGATGAAGTGAAGCGGGAATGCCTAAAAATGTACGTTAATGGTATGGGATTTCGCGCCATCGAACGGGTCAAAGGCGTTCATCACACAACATTGATTACTTGGGTAAAACTTGTGGGAGAACTGCTACCTGAGACCTATGATCCAGAGACAATTCCAGAAGTTGGCGAACTTGATGAGCTAGAAACTTTCGTCGGCT TCAAAAAAAACAAAATCTGGCTTTGGACAGCAGTAAATCACTTCAAACAAGGTATTTTAGCGTGGGTTTTGGGCGACCATAGCGCCGAGACTTTTCGACCGTTATGGGATATTGTGGGTACTTGGCAATGCTATTTTTATGTCACGGATGGATGGTTGGTCTATCCAGGCTTTATTCCTGAAGGCGACCAGATTGTTAGCAAGACTTACATGACACGAGTTGAGGGGGAAAACACCCGACTGCGCCACTATCTCGCTCGATTGCATCGTAAAACGCTATGTTATTCCAAATCAGTACAAATGCTGAGGTATTCAATTCGATTGTTACTTTATTATCTCCGATTTTGGGATGTTCCGATTCCTCAATGA
- a CDS encoding DNA methyltransferase → MKPHPIQNACGDVGKLANRLIHGDCIEVMQSLPTGSMDFILTDPPYLVKYQSRDGRSIMNDDNDRWLLPAFEEMHRVLKDNSFCISFYGWHKVDRFMDAWKRVGFRPVGHFTFIKHYASSQSFTQFAHENAYLLIKGNPDRPQKAPRDVMPWGKYTGNKLHPTQKPVEPLGALIEAYTVPGALVLDPFSGSASTAVAARSKGRAFFAIEKDPAYYGIAKKRLFADA, encoded by the coding sequence ATGAAACCCCACCCCATACAAAACGCTTGCGGTGACGTTGGCAAGCTGGCGAATCGCTTAATCCACGGAGATTGCATCGAGGTCATGCAATCCCTGCCCACGGGAAGTATGGATTTTATCCTCACCGACCCCCCTTATCTGGTGAAATACCAATCCCGCGACGGGCGCAGCATCATGAATGACGATAACGATCGCTGGTTATTGCCCGCCTTTGAGGAGATGCACCGGGTACTGAAGGATAACAGCTTTTGCATCAGTTTTTACGGCTGGCACAAGGTGGATCGCTTCATGGATGCCTGGAAGCGGGTGGGTTTTCGCCCCGTGGGACACTTCACCTTTATCAAGCACTATGCCTCCAGTCAGTCCTTTACCCAGTTTGCCCATGAGAACGCCTATTTGCTGATTAAGGGCAACCCCGACCGACCGCAGAAAGCCCCCCGCGATGTCATGCCCTGGGGGAAATACACTGGGAACAAACTGCACCCCACCCAAAAACCCGTAGAGCCGTTAGGGGCACTGATTGAAGCCTACACCGTCCCCGGTGCCTTAGTTTTAGACCCCTTCTCTGGTTCTGCCTCCACGGCGGTAGCCGCCAGAAGCAAAGGACGTGCTTTTTTCGCCATCGAAAAAGACCCAGCCTATTACGGCATCGCCAAAAAACGGCTGTTTGCCGACGCTTAA
- the mobQ gene encoding MobQ family relaxase: MVQAAYYRFENKIVTRGKGHSAVAAAAYNAAEKLYDDRTGTRYDFSRKKDVYHTEILAPANAPAWVFERSKLWNHAEQQEKRVDSQVARHFILSLPNFLPHEDKIQVTRQFLQRECVAKGMIADVCFHDFDGDKKENPHAHVLLTMREMHPSGFATKKNRQWNKKEQHQEWREKWAAHLNKHFEQHGYDAHVDHRSYEAQGIDRVAGIHEGRAATAIRQEIAAGKRTETTSAIDFNAKVAELNRLKEEIRREEEAIRKEEQRLLEKLTAEQDNRKPVPEALQDTTRKVMELQAQKTVNYEEITQEVLKTATRTQQESAPVAAVPTPTDAAKHPRKEIPKKPSKGDRPPPDNPDRTTRAVQRQLEAMGGNGWFEIGISNEKEGYFTERTWHKDQLLQLDPETNKAPILSYLKQENAKGSHIYVRPAPHANGDSQGLILIDDLDPVMAEELRSKGLEPSLLVETSHKNCQAWVRISDRVTREEATHLAKLLAKETGGDPASASYQHYGRLAGFTNRKDKHLDVYTGKYPWVLVHHARSQLASRAGVFLEQARSVLAQERVVQQQALEKRADLLRESASNDELRQALQTFKTISTSVERRHNLHDPSRRDWVVLKKMAKRGYSLAAMEYALRHSDDLETRKKGHEEDYIRRTIDKISRDPDVLMTLARKKERQERQPPHHSGSPGSASGQASQDIAPQAPKPEESAKVQDKRGEAEQRHYYKDRDRSRPAASAPDTPGAMKQPPGKTPSSSSGSFGPKHRRTSSKEQTTPSGNAAPRFTRRTSGGGSPTIRLRNYDPAAIPAYPLGNMDSDVVRYVITQMLHSETAQKQVNKALWALTQDTSTWKNPCGAEYLQELGRMVRARGAAALTPHTDAELAIKLRMAGFSKKQIGKTLEYNSPFVRSLPDAPSRHAYLAGGIAPVLNHPKTTQKITAFHQHRMVQAKELPEAQREAFLREHRFEKLNIATVPHHQPEKAPPSSQQMKQQHPEQERER, from the coding sequence GTGGTACAGGCAGCGTATTACCGTTTCGAGAACAAGATTGTCACCCGTGGTAAGGGGCACTCGGCAGTGGCTGCTGCTGCGTATAATGCGGCAGAGAAGCTGTATGACGACCGCACGGGCACACGCTACGATTTCAGCCGCAAGAAGGATGTTTATCATACGGAAATTCTCGCCCCTGCCAATGCCCCAGCTTGGGTGTTTGAGCGCAGCAAACTCTGGAATCATGCCGAACAGCAAGAGAAGCGTGTCGATTCCCAGGTAGCGCGGCACTTCATTCTGTCCTTGCCCAATTTTCTGCCCCACGAGGACAAAATCCAGGTCACGCGCCAGTTTTTGCAACGGGAATGTGTGGCGAAGGGGATGATTGCCGATGTCTGCTTTCACGACTTTGATGGGGACAAGAAAGAGAATCCTCACGCCCACGTCCTCCTTACCATGCGGGAGATGCACCCATCGGGGTTTGCCACCAAGAAAAACCGCCAGTGGAACAAAAAAGAACAGCACCAGGAATGGCGGGAGAAATGGGCGGCGCACCTCAACAAGCATTTCGAGCAGCATGGTTATGATGCCCATGTGGATCACCGTAGCTATGAAGCGCAGGGTATTGACCGCGTAGCGGGGATTCACGAAGGGCGGGCGGCTACAGCCATTCGTCAAGAAATTGCCGCCGGAAAACGTACAGAAACCACCTCCGCCATAGACTTCAACGCCAAGGTTGCGGAACTGAACCGCCTCAAGGAAGAGATTCGCCGGGAAGAGGAAGCCATCCGTAAAGAAGAACAACGGCTACTGGAGAAACTCACCGCCGAGCAGGATAACCGCAAACCCGTCCCCGAAGCCCTTCAGGACACAACCCGCAAGGTTATGGAACTCCAGGCACAGAAAACGGTAAACTACGAGGAAATCACCCAGGAAGTGCTGAAAACAGCTACGAGGACGCAGCAAGAATCTGCCCCCGTTGCCGCCGTTCCCACGCCAACCGACGCGGCGAAACACCCTCGTAAAGAGATACCGAAGAAGCCTTCCAAGGGCGATCGCCCGCCACCAGATAATCCTGACCGTACCACCCGTGCTGTACAGCGCCAGCTAGAAGCGATGGGGGGTAATGGTTGGTTTGAGATTGGCATTAGTAACGAAAAAGAGGGATATTTCACCGAACGCACCTGGCATAAAGACCAGCTCCTCCAGCTTGACCCGGAAACGAACAAAGCACCCATTCTCAGTTACCTGAAACAGGAGAATGCCAAAGGCAGCCATATTTATGTGCGCCCTGCGCCCCATGCAAACGGTGACAGCCAGGGATTAATTCTTATCGACGACCTCGACCCGGTAATGGCAGAAGAATTACGTAGCAAGGGTTTAGAACCATCGCTGCTTGTGGAAACTAGCCACAAGAACTGCCAAGCTTGGGTTCGGATAAGCGATCGCGTGACGCGGGAAGAAGCGACACATCTGGCAAAACTGCTTGCTAAGGAAACGGGCGGCGACCCTGCCAGCGCCAGCTATCAGCACTATGGACGACTGGCTGGGTTTACCAACCGCAAAGACAAACATCTGGATGTCTACACAGGCAAGTATCCGTGGGTACTGGTGCATCATGCCCGATCTCAGCTTGCCAGCCGTGCTGGGGTGTTTCTGGAACAAGCACGAAGCGTCCTTGCCCAGGAGCGAGTCGTGCAGCAGCAAGCCTTGGAAAAACGTGCCGACCTCCTACGGGAGAGCGCCAGTAACGATGAATTGAGGCAGGCACTCCAAACCTTCAAAACTATCAGCACCTCCGTGGAGCGTAGGCATAATTTACACGACCCCAGCCGCCGGGATTGGGTGGTACTGAAGAAAATGGCGAAACGGGGGTATAGTTTGGCGGCGATGGAATATGCATTGCGCCACAGCGACGACCTGGAAACCCGTAAAAAAGGGCATGAAGAGGATTACATTCGTCGCACCATCGATAAAATTAGCCGTGACCCCGATGTGCTAATGACCTTGGCACGCAAGAAAGAGCGTCAAGAACGACAACCGCCCCATCACTCAGGAAGCCCCGGAAGTGCTTCTGGGCAAGCATCGCAAGATATTGCACCCCAGGCACCAAAGCCGGAGGAATCCGCCAAGGTGCAGGACAAGCGCGGGGAAGCTGAACAACGCCACTATTACAAAGACCGAGACCGATCTCGCCCTGCTGCATCTGCTCCAGACACACCAGGAGCGATGAAGCAGCCACCGGGGAAAACACCGTCGTCCTCTTCCGGTAGCTTTGGGCCAAAACACCGACGTACCAGTAGTAAAGAGCAAACAACCCCCTCTGGCAATGCTGCGCCAAGATTTACGCGGCGCACGTCAGGGGGTGGTTCTCCCACCATCCGGTTGCGGAACTACGACCCAGCCGCCATCCCAGCGTATCCACTGGGCAACATGGACAGTGACGTGGTGCGCTATGTTATCACTCAGATGCTGCACAGCGAGACAGCGCAAAAGCAGGTGAACAAAGCCTTGTGGGCTTTAACCCAGGACACCAGCACCTGGAAAAACCCCTGTGGTGCGGAATATCTCCAGGAGCTAGGGCGCATGGTGCGTGCCCGTGGAGCCGCCGCGCTCACGCCGCATACCGATGCGGAACTGGCTATCAAACTACGAATGGCGGGGTTTAGCAAGAAACAGATTGGCAAAACCTTGGAATACAACAGTCCCTTTGTGCGATCGCTCCCCGATGCACCAAGTCGCCATGCCTACCTGGCAGGTGGTATTGCTCCCGTGTTGAACCACCCCAAGACGACGCAAAAAATCACGGCTTTTCATCAGCACCGCATGGTGCAAGCTAAAGAGCTACCGGAAGCCCAGCGCGAAGCCTTCTTGCGAGAACATCGCTTCGAGAAGCTGAATATCGCTACCGTACCGCATCATCAGCCTGAGAAAGCACCACCGTCCTCCCAGCAGATGAAACAACAGCATCCAGAACAGGAACGGGAACGGTGA
- a CDS encoding TIR domain-containing protein yields MSNNPQKKILFLSSNPKTTKHLRSDEEMREIDAGLMRARHRDQFVLEQKWAVRPRDIQRAMLDVNPQIVHFSGHGTGDSGLVFEDETGLPKLVDGEALAELFELFSDQIECVLLNGCYSEVQAEAIAQYVSYVIGMKNEIGDKAAIEFAVGFYDALGSGQSIEFAYRFACVAIRLAGIPEHLTPVLKKKPSDDETNSIQHLPSHQALKNETVSSSTSQAIEVFFSYAHEDEKLRDELEKHLKLLQRQGVIKAWHNREISAGKEWAGEIDARMDAANIILLLISADFLASDYCYDIELTRAMERHAAGEARVIPVILREVDWKGAPFSKLQALPQNARPVTNWENQDQAFTDVAKGIRKVAEELTSKK; encoded by the coding sequence ATGAGTAATAATCCGCAAAAAAAGATTTTGTTTCTATCATCTAATCCAAAAACTACAAAGCATCTTCGCTCAGATGAGGAAATGCGTGAAATTGATGCGGGACTTATGCGAGCTAGGCATCGAGACCAATTTGTTTTAGAGCAGAAGTGGGCTGTGCGACCGAGAGACATTCAGAGGGCAATGCTAGATGTTAACCCACAAATTGTTCACTTTTCTGGGCACGGGACAGGTGATAGTGGGCTGGTATTTGAGGATGAAACCGGGCTACCCAAGTTGGTGGATGGAGAAGCATTAGCAGAGCTATTTGAGTTATTTTCCGATCAGATCGAGTGTGTTCTGCTTAATGGCTGTTACTCGGAAGTGCAGGCTGAAGCTATAGCTCAATATGTTAGCTATGTGATCGGCATGAAGAATGAAATAGGAGATAAAGCAGCTATTGAATTTGCTGTGGGTTTTTATGATGCTCTAGGTTCTGGACAGAGTATTGAATTTGCCTATAGGTTTGCTTGTGTTGCAATTCGGTTAGCTGGTATTCCAGAACATCTAACCCCAGTGCTAAAAAAGAAACCTAGTGACGATGAAACAAATTCGATACAGCATCTACCTTCACACCAAGCTCTCAAAAACGAAACTGTTTCCTCATCTACATCCCAAGCCATTGAAGTTTTCTTTTCCTATGCTCATGAGGATGAAAAACTGCGAGATGAGCTAGAAAAACACCTCAAACTTTTACAGCGACAGGGTGTAATTAAGGCTTGGCATAATCGTGAAATTAGTGCTGGAAAAGAATGGGCTGGTGAAATTGATGCACGTATGGATGCAGCCAATATTATTTTGTTGCTAATTAGTGCAGACTTTTTGGCTTCGGATTATTGCTACGATATTGAGCTAACACGTGCAATGGAACGTCATGCGGCGGGAGAGGCTCGTGTTATTCCTGTTATCCTTCGAGAAGTTGATTGGAAGGGCGCACCTTTTAGTAAGCTCCAAGCCTTACCCCAAAATGCTAGACCTGTAACGAACTGGGAGAACCAGGATCAAGCATTTACAGATGTTGCAAAAGGAATTCGCAAAGTAGCTGAGGAACTAACTTCAAAAAAGTAA
- a CDS encoding CHASE2 domain-containing protein yields MDIHDQKSIVKFINRIIKRTSFQIVLSTSFVTTLALLFLRFIGGLQPAELKIFDLLMQLRPPEPPDPRIVIIEITESDVQAQFSRREEGSSSVLKDRSLNKLLQKLEKGSPRVVGLDFYRDFPVHPSEASLKEKLKRNNWLVTVCKLPEVDENLQVTDAGLSPPNDIPSNVLSERVGFADLLQDNDNVVRRHFMIAESFPQTKCIAEQAFSVAIALKYLKYENSFSYQQPKSPNQLLTINGKEFKPVESFYGSYQWLSRFGYSILLNYRQTDGGPNNIAVKKVSLEKFLSDSFSVEDVRNKIVLIGATEIKANSDIWKTPYGVDIPGVVVHAHEVSQIISAVVDEPNRLLLWCWPKWYDFIWVFGWALLGGSFAVHSRLKWLLIRNGYTLGILCAICYVVLVGTGGWLPLIPPILSYSFTSGIVFYRLCSSREEKSSGT; encoded by the coding sequence GTGGATATTCATGATCAAAAGTCTATTGTAAAATTTATTAATCGCATTATTAAGCGTACATCATTTCAGATTGTATTGAGTACTAGTTTCGTTACTACACTTGCATTGCTATTTTTACGTTTTATAGGTGGATTGCAACCTGCTGAACTCAAAATTTTTGATTTGCTAATGCAGCTTCGACCCCCGGAACCACCCGATCCACGTATAGTCATTATTGAGATTACAGAATCGGATGTTCAAGCACAATTTAGCCGACGCGAAGAAGGTAGTAGTTCAGTCTTGAAAGATCGTTCACTCAATAAGCTTTTGCAAAAACTAGAAAAGGGATCACCAAGAGTTGTTGGGTTAGATTTTTATCGTGATTTTCCCGTTCATCCAAGTGAGGCAAGCCTTAAGGAGAAACTAAAAAGAAACAACTGGTTAGTTACAGTATGCAAATTACCAGAGGTTGACGAAAACTTACAAGTGACAGATGCAGGTCTCTCTCCTCCAAATGATATTCCATCGAACGTTTTGTCTGAACGGGTAGGCTTTGCTGATTTATTGCAAGATAATGATAATGTAGTTCGCCGTCACTTCATGATTGCGGAATCGTTTCCCCAAACTAAATGCATTGCCGAACAAGCATTCAGTGTTGCTATCGCACTTAAATATTTAAAATATGAAAATTCTTTTTCATATCAACAGCCTAAATCTCCGAATCAATTATTAACAATTAATGGCAAAGAATTTAAACCAGTGGAGAGTTTTTATGGCAGTTATCAATGGCTCTCTCGCTTTGGCTATAGCATCCTTCTCAACTATCGTCAAACGGATGGTGGACCTAACAATATCGCTGTTAAAAAAGTGAGCCTTGAAAAGTTTCTGAGTGATAGCTTTTCTGTGGAAGATGTTCGCAATAAAATTGTCTTAATTGGTGCAACCGAAATAAAAGCTAATTCTGATATATGGAAAACACCATACGGTGTTGATATCCCTGGTGTGGTCGTTCATGCTCATGAAGTTAGCCAAATTATAAGTGCTGTTGTGGACGAACCTAATCGCTTATTGTTATGGTGCTGGCCAAAGTGGTATGACTTTATATGGGTTTTTGGGTGGGCTTTACTGGGAGGTAGTTTTGCTGTCCATTCTCGTCTGAAATGGCTTTTAATCAGGAATGGCTACACGCTTGGTATTTTATGTGCAATTTGCTACGTTGTGCTTGTTGGGACAGGAGGTTGGCTACCACTTATACCTCCTATATTAAGCTACTCCTTCACAAGTGGTATTGTATTTTATAGGTTATGTAGCTCTCGTGAGGAGAAATCTTCAGGTACTTAA
- a CDS encoding DUF928 domain-containing protein, translated as MIFSTSPTLKKLLIFCIVLSLGINSYIPPVEAQLFGWLRWIWPPKRVGIPPGKRSGGAVRGDCPKTAIPLTALVPANEEGLTFIEKTVSPHPNFWFYVPYAERVPSSSGRRLEFVLLDDSESIFYKATYYLPQKQSSVKMGGVISVAMPKTIKPLQEGRRYRWVFSVICNPANRSGDATVNGWIEHIAIDPAFNNQLDEKINLEKISSDYAAQGIWYETVGTLAKLLRDEKSPSSKLKRNWSSLLDSVGLAKLSAEPIVPRDKCEVCRGIPARERSEPSKTTSTHHKL; from the coding sequence ATGATTTTTTCAACCTCGCCCACTTTGAAAAAGCTTCTAATTTTTTGTATTGTTTTGAGCCTTGGTATCAATTCTTATATTCCACCAGTAGAGGCTCAACTATTTGGATGGCTACGATGGATATGGCCACCGAAACGGGTTGGCATACCACCTGGTAAGAGAAGCGGGGGAGCGGTTCGTGGTGACTGCCCTAAAACAGCAATTCCTCTTACAGCTTTAGTGCCTGCTAATGAGGAGGGATTAACTTTTATTGAGAAGACAGTTTCTCCTCATCCTAATTTTTGGTTTTATGTTCCCTATGCTGAAAGGGTTCCTTCTTCTTCTGGGCGGCGTTTAGAGTTTGTACTGCTGGATGATAGCGAAAGTATTTTTTACAAGGCAACATATTACCTCCCACAAAAGCAGTCCTCCGTAAAAATGGGTGGTGTCATCAGTGTGGCAATGCCGAAAACTATAAAACCCCTACAAGAAGGACGCAGGTATCGCTGGGTATTTTCGGTGATATGCAATCCAGCAAATCGTTCAGGGGATGCTACAGTCAATGGATGGATCGAGCATATTGCAATCGATCCTGCCTTTAATAATCAACTGGATGAAAAGATAAATCTTGAAAAAATTTCTAGTGATTACGCTGCTCAGGGAATATGGTACGAAACAGTAGGTACACTAGCAAAGCTTCTACGAGATGAAAAGTCGCCAAGTTCTAAACTTAAAAGAAATTGGAGTAGCCTGCTAGACTCAGTAGGTTTAGCCAAATTAAGTGCTGAACCTATAGTCCCTCGCGATAAATGTGAGGTTTGTAGAGGAATTCCCGCACGAGAACGTTCTGAGCCAAGTAAAACTACCTCCACTCACCATAAGCTGTGA